One Paracoccus sp. TOH DNA segment encodes these proteins:
- a CDS encoding pore-forming ESAT-6 family protein yields MIARSAKFRTAILSALTVAGLSAGAIAQEAAAPETAAPAEGAPAATAQAPAAAPAAAPAAQDSGAAYESARNQLGVLSYCQEKGYIDGKAVETQTKLLAMIPAGDTAKGDAAEAKGKEGTVSAMGVERTLADAAKEKNTSEDALCKQMDALLQQLASQVPA; encoded by the coding sequence ATGATCGCACGTTCCGCGAAATTCCGCACCGCCATCCTGTCCGCGCTGACGGTGGCCGGCCTGAGCGCCGGCGCCATCGCACAGGAAGCCGCCGCCCCCGAGACGGCGGCGCCGGCCGAGGGTGCGCCCGCGGCCACCGCCCAGGCACCGGCGGCCGCCCCTGCCGCGGCCCCCGCCGCGCAGGACAGCGGCGCCGCCTATGAAAGCGCGCGCAACCAGCTGGGCGTCCTGAGCTATTGCCAGGAAAAGGGCTATATCGACGGCAAGGCGGTCGAGACCCAGACCAAGCTGCTGGCGATGATCCCGGCCGGCGACACCGCCAAGGGCGATGCGGCCGAGGCGAAGGGCAAGGAAGGCACGGTTTCCGCCATGGGCGTCGAGCGCACCCTGGCCGATGCCGCGAAAGAGAAGAACACCAGCGAGGACGCGCTTTGCAAGCAGATGGACGCGCTGCTGCAGCAGCTCGCCTCGCAGGTTCCGGCCTGA
- a CDS encoding MmcQ/YjbR family DNA-binding protein, translating to MSRELVNEICAAQPGAEWSDPWGGGHDCWKIGGKTFAVTGTAGTHVSVKTDSAETAEFLFETGVAERAAYLHRSWVALPLDSAPDELAHRIRHSYRLVRGKLPRKVQAALPPL from the coding sequence ATGAGCCGCGAACTGGTCAACGAGATCTGCGCCGCGCAGCCCGGGGCCGAGTGGTCGGATCCCTGGGGCGGCGGCCATGATTGCTGGAAGATCGGCGGCAAGACCTTCGCGGTGACCGGCACGGCGGGCACGCATGTCTCGGTCAAGACCGACAGCGCCGAGACGGCCGAGTTCCTGTTCGAGACCGGCGTGGCCGAGCGCGCCGCCTATCTGCATCGCAGTTGGGTCGCCCTGCCGCTCGATTCGGCGCCCGACGAGCTGGCGCATCGCATCCGCCATTCCTATCGCCTGGTGCGCGGCAAGCTGCCCAGGAAGGTTCAGGCGGCGCTGCCGCCGCTCTGA